The following is a genomic window from Sceloporus undulatus isolate JIND9_A2432 ecotype Alabama unplaced genomic scaffold, SceUnd_v1.1 scaffold_15201, whole genome shotgun sequence.
CTCAGAGGAGACTGGCTTGGGCCTGGGGCAACAGGCCAGACTAAGGAGCTTCAAGGCCTTCTTCATCGAGTTCACCCTCCCATACCGCGTGATCCGGGGTGAGCAGAGCAAGATCTCCCTGACAGCCCACAACTACCTCCCGGTCTGCATGGAGGTGAGATCCTTTCAccatctccctctccttccctcgaTCTCTCTCTTTGGTGCGTAGGGATGGCAGTGCCCAACATTCTTGCCCACACTGACATACTCCCATCCCTGACAGGTCCATGTGAAGATCTCCATCCCCAAAGGGATCTGGTTTGTTGGACATCCCGGGAAGCACCACTTGACCCGGAAGAAGTGTGTGGGCCCTGGCAAGGCCAAGACGACCTCTGTTGTACTATCCTTTGGTGAATTGGGACAGAACAACATCACAGGTAGCTGAAGGAGCAGCCTTAGCTTCTTGAGTctgtgggtgagtgggtgggctTGGGGGACCCCTTGGCTCCCAGTAGgcttatttatagcctgcccaatcatagaatcatagagctggaagagaccgcaagggccatccagtccaacccccttctgccatgcaggaattctcagtcaaagcatccccattgacagatggccatccagcctctgtttaaagacctctaaggaaggagactccactacactccgagggagtttgttccacagagaatccaggcaggttacagcagaaaatacatcaaaaatacagtaaaaattcaAAACTAATTCCTTTCATAACCCACCGTCACAATTCTAAAACTTCAATAATTAaacaatcacaatttaaaataataaatacaataggGTAAAAGATTGGGGAAAATTGGGCGGACAGAGAGACTTGGCTCACAATCAAGTCATATTCATGTTCCTATTTATGCTCGTGGAGAGGAACTAGGTTGGGacagcctgccggaagagagctGTCTTAAGAGCTTTCTGAAAGGCTGTGagagtagaaatgtggtggaTCTGCCTAATCTTTGGGGCTGCACTGTCTGAAGGACCACACAGAAAATTACAGAGTTTGcgagaccccaagggacatccagtctaaccccccttctgccatgcaggaattcatagaatcctagagttggaaaggaccctaAGGGGGCATCCAGTCCAtctcccattctgccatgcaggaatacatagaatcctagagttggaaggaaccctaaggggccatccagtccaagccccttctgccatgcaagaatacatagaatcctagagttggaaggaaccctaaggggccatccagtccaagccccttctgccatgcaagaatacatagaatcctagagttggaaggaaccctaaggggccatccagtccaagccccttctgccatgcaggaatacatagaatcctagagttggaaggaaccctaaggggccatccagtccaagccccttctgccatgcaagaatacatagaatcctagagttggaaggaaccctaAGGAGTGA
Proteins encoded in this region:
- the LOC121918527 gene encoding C3 and PZP-like alpha-2-macroglobulin domain-containing protein 8 → EVSGEAQLQVQVPDSITTWLAEAVGLSEETGLGLGQQARLRSFKAFFIEFTLPYRVIRGEQSKISLTAHNYLPVCMEVHVKISIPKGIWFVGHPGKHHLTRKKCVGPGKAKTTSVVLSFGELGQNNIT